The Rothia sp. SD9660Na DNA segment TTCGCCTCACCGGCGAGGCCGTTTTGATTGACTGGCCCTGGGCAACGGTGGGCAATCCCCACTATGACGTCGCTTCTGTAGCGACGGACGCCCTGATTGCCGACCCTAGTCTGAGCCTCACCGAGGTGAGAGAGCTGGTCCCGGCGTCCGGGCGCCCTCCGCTTGAGTTTTTGAAGGCCAATGTCGTCGCGCTAGCGGGCTACTATCTCTACGCTTCGATGCAGAAGCCCAGTGACTCTACGAACTCATCGCTGGTGAGTATGCGGGCCCACCGCGCGTCCGCCCTGCTGACCAGACTGGCCCGTGGAGAAAAGTAATCCGCACTTATTCTGATGTACCCGCAACTAGTTGCGGACTATTCAGAATAAGTGCGGATCAGGAGCCCGGATTAGGTGTTACCATCGCGAGCTAGGTTTCGGTTAAAACCAGTAGCGGCGAGTGGAAGCGCTGCCACTAGCCCCATGAGCGCCGTGACCCAGGTGAAATCTGCGCCAGTTACTAACCCAATTACATACACAGCACCATTGACAGCACAACCATATACAAGAAGTGCCATCACAGCTTCAACAGGGTTACCCGGCAGCCAGGAGTCGAAGTTTCCACGGCGCTGTGCGCCCTCGGCTTGTTCACGCTCAGCTTTGACCTGGTGGTGTAGAGCCAAGAACGCCAGCGCGCCACCACACCAGGCTCCGAACAAAACCGTTAGCCCAGGCTGGAAAAATTGCGAAGGAAAAACTGTTCCTAGCGAGGCAAGCAGCCCGTAACCTGCCAGCGCATACAGGGCAGAAGACAGTAGATACGCCGGAACCGTTGTGAGATTTGGGAAAGATGAATACTTCATGATTACCCCCTCTGTGAAACTGACTACCTCTACCCTACCATTTAGTAAGTAGACATATCAATCTTGTACTGGCTCGGGGCGAAAAGTAATCCGTACTTATTCTGATGTACCCGCAACTAGTTGCGGACTATTCAGAATAAGTGCGGATTAGCTTCGTGGAGGGCGCTAGGCTCGGGTACCTACGTTAGTTGCCGGAGCGGACGGACGCCGGGGCGGGCTCGTCCGCGCTAGGCTCGTCCTCGTTAGACTCGAGACCCCCTTCCATATAGGCACCGGGCAGCTCGCCGCGTCTGCGCGCTCGTAGCCCCATCAGCGCGAACATGACGATACCCAGCAAGAAGATAGAACCAGAAGTCCACACGTGAATACGAACCCCCAGCAGCATCTCAGCGGTATCGATGCGCAAGAAAGTCTCAATCATGAGACGGCCAAAACCGTACCAGACAACATAGGCCCAGAAGGTCTGGCCCAGCTGGAAGATACCGCGGCTGCCCAGGGCAATCAGCAGGGCCGCGCCGAGTAAGTTCCACAGGGACTCATAGAGAAAAGTCGGGTGAAAGAGCGTGCCCGCCGGGTACTGGTCAGGGAAGTTGGGCGAGGTGGCCGAAATTTCCAGGCCCCAGGGCAGGGTGGTGGGCTTACCAAAGAGCTCCTGGTTAAACCAGTTGCCCCAGCGGCCCATAGCCTGGGCGATCATGATGCCGGGGGCGGCGGCGTCCGCAAACTTAGCCAGCGAAATCCCGTAGCGGCGGCAGGCGTACCAGGCGCCCAGGCCACCAACCGAAATCGCGCCCATGATGCCGATACCGCCCTCCCAAATCTTGAAGACATCAAGCGGGTCAGCACC contains these protein-coding regions:
- the lgt gene encoding prolipoprotein diacylglyceryl transferase, with translation MTSTVLASIPSPSISTIELGPLTIHFYALCILAGIAVCMWLTGRRWAAWGEDPERVWDVAMWAIPSGIIGARLYHVLITDPGSYFGEGADPLDVFKIWEGGIGIMGAISVGGLGAWYACRRYGISLAKFADAAAPGIMIAQAMGRWGNWFNQELFGKPTTLPWGLEISATSPNFPDQYPAGTLFHPTFLYESLWNLLGAALLIALGSRGIFQLGQTFWAYVVWYGFGRLMIETFLRIDTAEMLLGVRIHVWTSGSIFLLGIVMFALMGLRARRRGELPGAYMEGGLESNEDEPSADEPAPASVRSGN